In Amaranthus tricolor cultivar Red isolate AtriRed21 chromosome 5, ASM2621246v1, whole genome shotgun sequence, a genomic segment contains:
- the LOC130812715 gene encoding photosystem I subunit O, with protein MASNSLAGSSSVVGLGTSTLSRSCVRSSAINLTSGFLKSKVAARNPLSLSLACASGGRFTCFERNWLRTDYNVIGFGLIGWIAPSSIPAINGNSLTGLFFSSIGEELSHFPSPPALTSQFWLWMVLWHLGLFLCLTFGQIGFKGRTEDYFEK; from the exons atggcgAGCAACAGTTTAGCAGGCTCTTCATCGGTGGTTGGTCTGGGAACTTCCACTCTGTCTCGCTCTTGTGTCAGATCATCAGCAATTAACTTGACTTCAG GCTTCTTGAAGTCAAAGGTAGCAGCaaggaaccctttgagtttgaGCTTAGCTTGTGCTTCAGGAGGAAGATTTACATG CTTTGAAAGAAATTGGCTTAGGACAGACTACAATGTGATCGGGTTCGGGTTGATTGGGTGGATAGCTCCATCAAGTATACCAGCCATCAATGGGAACAGTTTAACAGGTCTTTTCTTCTCAAGCATTGGAGAAGAGTTATCTCACTTCCCCAGTCCTCCTGCCCTTACTTCTCAGTTCTG GTTGTGGATGGTATTGTGGCATCTGGGCCTATTCTTGTGCCTTACGTTTGGGCAGATTGGCTTCAAGGGCAGGACTGAAGATTACTTTGAAAAATGA